The following proteins are co-located in the Dyadobacter chenwenxiniae genome:
- a CDS encoding glycoside hydrolase family 2 TIM barrel-domain containing protein has product MNLNKPFSDIASLISSGNNIVYSIIFSTCLYVTLLACQDVKENSAAIVRIAKSDSGYVVLRNGKAFGIKGASGASNFHTLQEAGGNCLRIWDTTHLQQILDSAHANNIAVIAGLPMQNSDQIDLYNDPVKVLRQLSQFQSLIDRHKNHPALLMWCLGNELDFPYNPSYNNFYDAFNAITKMIRHLDPNHPVTTTVLNFNRKYIANIQLRCDLDLISFNIFNNISLLKEDLKSFSWFWNGPYMLLEWGTDGPWTGTQRTAWGAFIENPSKKKADVILNRYRQEMPVKDPRLVGNFIFYWGSKQETTHTWFSIFDESGRKSEPVAIMESIWTGKLPQEHYPQIRYMLLNNKGAADNILLNPGETMRPELVMHEKDSIMSVRWEIFREDWYKENGQNSTRKLLPLDRKIEPAGKLTTEFTSPMEEGPYRIFAKIYDYNGNFATCNTPFYVVSDR; this is encoded by the coding sequence GTGAATCTCAATAAACCCTTTTCTGACATTGCCAGCCTTATTTCGTCGGGAAACAACATCGTATATTCCATCATTTTCAGCACTTGCCTATACGTCACTTTACTGGCTTGTCAAGACGTAAAAGAAAATTCCGCGGCGATAGTTCGCATTGCGAAATCTGACAGCGGCTACGTTGTATTGCGGAATGGAAAAGCATTCGGGATTAAGGGCGCAAGTGGGGCATCAAACTTTCATACGCTGCAGGAGGCTGGCGGGAATTGTCTTCGTATATGGGACACTACTCACCTGCAACAGATTCTGGACAGCGCGCACGCGAACAACATTGCCGTTATCGCCGGTCTTCCCATGCAGAACAGTGATCAAATTGATCTTTACAATGATCCTGTTAAAGTATTACGGCAATTGTCTCAATTTCAGTCTCTTATTGACCGACATAAGAACCACCCCGCACTTTTAATGTGGTGTCTGGGAAATGAGCTGGACTTTCCTTACAATCCTTCATACAACAATTTTTATGATGCGTTCAATGCAATAACAAAAATGATCCGGCATCTTGATCCTAATCATCCGGTCACGACGACAGTCTTGAATTTCAACCGGAAATACATTGCCAATATTCAGCTGCGTTGCGACCTTGATCTGATTTCATTTAACATTTTTAACAATATAAGCCTGCTCAAAGAAGATTTGAAAAGCTTTTCGTGGTTTTGGAACGGACCTTACATGTTACTGGAATGGGGAACAGATGGCCCATGGACCGGAACCCAGCGTACCGCCTGGGGTGCTTTCATTGAAAATCCAAGCAAAAAGAAGGCTGACGTTATCCTCAACCGTTATCGACAGGAAATGCCTGTGAAAGACCCTCGACTGGTAGGAAATTTCATTTTTTATTGGGGCAGTAAGCAGGAAACTACCCATACCTGGTTCAGCATATTTGACGAATCCGGCAGAAAGTCCGAGCCCGTTGCCATCATGGAATCTATTTGGACAGGAAAGCTTCCACAGGAGCACTATCCGCAGATCCGTTACATGCTGCTCAATAACAAGGGCGCTGCTGATAATATTTTACTAAATCCAGGAGAAACGATGCGCCCGGAACTGGTTATGCATGAGAAAGACAGCATTATGTCTGTCCGGTGGGAAATATTCAGAGAAGATTGGTATAAAGAAAACGGGCAAAACAGCACGCGCAAACTTCTCCCGCTCGATAGGAAAATCGAACCTGCCGGGAAGCTGACCACCGAGTTTACATCGCCCATGGAGGAAGGACCTTACCGTATTTTTGCAAAAATATATGACTACAATGGCAATTTCGCTACGTGTAACACGCCTTTTTATGTTGTGAGCGACCGATGA
- a CDS encoding energy transducer TonB, with product MKKLLFYLVLLPTITFAQQVYQIHEVQQKAAPSGGDAYLEQFINANMQVPFESTVKGVNGRVYLKGIIEPNGHISHVEVARGLNPLCDQEAVRVISMYNAWKPAEQNGLKVRQAIIVPVTFKTGPLNTYDSTQTALIGYFDSKNAPTTDPKKYEYRSITPVDARGYVKGDVIYEERSGKKWNKVGTATFFRERFWYKPALAGSDSVQAMRIGARDENGASHATELVEHSNGQLLAYTEFGAFNRATLEKTYDLRGMVRSAKISGDSVNSYIRWFANGQIASIWDETTRTPPNVELITLINSWDSTGNQQLREGQGYWKSFNITPQGKWFLEQGAVSRGLKQGKWIGKWADSTVYYEEVYESGILKNGFAIEDGQRVEYETAKSNPQFKGGVKEMYKFLGMNIKFPSLASRARVSGQVRISFTVCEDGSVCDYKVEQGLGFGTEDEAMRAVKMMSGHWEPGTMRGKPVRVRCQVPINFQSI from the coding sequence ATGAAGAAACTCCTTTTCTACCTGGTGCTCTTGCCAACAATCACTTTTGCGCAGCAGGTCTATCAGATTCATGAAGTTCAGCAGAAAGCGGCGCCTTCCGGCGGCGACGCGTATCTCGAGCAATTCATCAATGCCAACATGCAAGTCCCTTTCGAGAGCACAGTTAAGGGGGTAAATGGACGTGTATACCTGAAGGGCATTATAGAGCCCAACGGACACATTTCCCACGTCGAAGTAGCGCGTGGCTTAAACCCGCTCTGCGACCAGGAAGCCGTGCGGGTAATAAGCATGTACAATGCCTGGAAACCGGCAGAGCAGAACGGCCTGAAAGTCAGGCAGGCGATCATTGTCCCAGTAACTTTTAAAACAGGTCCACTAAATACCTATGACAGCACGCAAACGGCGCTGATAGGATATTTCGATTCGAAAAACGCGCCAACCACTGATCCCAAAAAGTATGAATACCGCAGTATTACCCCCGTGGATGCGCGAGGATATGTAAAGGGAGATGTGATTTACGAAGAAAGGTCTGGCAAAAAATGGAATAAAGTTGGTACAGCCACTTTCTTCCGCGAGCGTTTCTGGTACAAGCCCGCCCTGGCCGGAAGCGATTCCGTTCAGGCCATGCGCATCGGCGCAAGGGACGAAAATGGGGCCAGCCACGCTACGGAGCTTGTTGAACACTCAAATGGACAGCTACTTGCCTACACCGAATTTGGCGCATTTAACAGGGCAACATTGGAAAAAACATACGATTTACGCGGAATGGTCCGCTCAGCAAAAATTTCCGGTGATAGTGTTAATTCCTATATTCGCTGGTTTGCCAACGGACAAATCGCATCCATATGGGACGAAACAACGCGCACGCCGCCGAATGTTGAGTTAATCACCTTAATAAATAGCTGGGACTCGACTGGAAATCAGCAACTGAGAGAGGGGCAGGGTTACTGGAAATCTTTCAATATAACGCCGCAGGGCAAATGGTTTTTAGAACAAGGTGCTGTCTCCCGGGGCCTGAAACAGGGGAAATGGATCGGCAAATGGGCTGATAGCACGGTATATTACGAGGAGGTCTACGAAAGTGGGATCTTGAAAAATGGTTTTGCAATTGAAGATGGGCAGCGAGTGGAATATGAGACCGCAAAAAGCAATCCACAATTCAAAGGCGGCGTCAAAGAAATGTACAAGTTTTTGGGTATGAATATAAAATTTCCCTCCCTGGCCTCTCGTGCCCGTGTTTCGGGACAAGTCAGAATATCCTTCACGGTTTGCGAAGACGGTTCGGTTTGTGATTATAAGGTGGAGCAAGGACTGGGTTTTGGTACTGAGGACGAGGCAATGCGCGCAGTGAAAATGATGAGCGGCCATTGGGAGCCTGGTACCATGCGCGGCAAACCTGTCCGGGTCAGGTGCCAGGTTCCTATCAATTTCCAGTCAATATAA
- a CDS encoding DUF1259 domain-containing protein — translation MTKLFLSRRDWLKASSYFTTAGLLGATTVKAGSALAKTPPLTPEEIAAIEAAMGKKGTYNEGQAVHTTPLPRNDLKVTVKGEPVPIPFGFGGWASIKKTLDGKSAVLMSDTVLLEEEVNPLISAAHANGLEIGAIHNHFFYEQPRIFYMHLHGMGSPEDLAKKFAATIKDAKISPKNQPVPSAPSTATGKELFDIPALDAVVRHTGVVNGPTYKYTVGRDDLTVMAMGAEMTAAIGLNSWASFAGNKDSAHIAGDIAMLEDEVNTVIKALRANNLEVVALHNHMFGENPRIIFLHYYGRGPATTLAKGFRSALDVLGKPVKAVHSNH, via the coding sequence ATGACCAAATTATTTTTATCCAGAAGGGACTGGCTGAAGGCAAGTTCTTATTTTACAACCGCTGGATTGTTGGGTGCAACCACTGTAAAAGCTGGGAGCGCTCTGGCAAAAACGCCACCACTAACCCCGGAAGAGATTGCTGCCATTGAAGCAGCCATGGGTAAAAAAGGGACTTACAATGAAGGACAGGCTGTCCATACAACCCCGCTTCCTCGTAACGACCTTAAAGTCACGGTGAAAGGGGAACCTGTCCCGATCCCATTTGGATTCGGTGGCTGGGCTTCGATCAAGAAAACACTGGACGGCAAATCCGCAGTGTTGATGAGTGACACCGTGCTATTGGAAGAAGAAGTGAACCCCCTGATCTCGGCCGCGCACGCCAATGGCCTTGAAATCGGCGCGATCCATAACCACTTCTTTTACGAGCAGCCCCGCATTTTCTATATGCACTTGCACGGCATGGGTAGCCCGGAAGATCTGGCCAAAAAGTTTGCGGCTACTATTAAAGATGCCAAAATTTCTCCTAAAAACCAGCCTGTACCTTCCGCTCCATCCACTGCAACAGGTAAAGAACTCTTTGATATACCGGCGCTCGACGCAGTTGTCAGGCATACCGGGGTCGTAAACGGGCCAACATATAAGTACACCGTTGGGCGCGACGATCTGACCGTCATGGCAATGGGTGCAGAAATGACCGCTGCAATTGGGCTCAACTCCTGGGCAAGCTTTGCTGGTAATAAGGACAGTGCCCATATCGCTGGCGATATCGCGATGCTGGAAGACGAAGTCAATACGGTCATTAAAGCACTACGAGCCAATAATCTGGAAGTGGTAGCATTGCATAACCATATGTTTGGTGAAAACCCAAGGATTATCTTCCTGCACTACTATGGACGCGGCCCGGCTACAACGCTTGCCAAGGGCTTCCGCTCGGCGCTGGATGTTCTGGGAAAACCTGTCAAAGCAGTGCATTCAAATCACTAA
- a CDS encoding xanthine dehydrogenase family protein molybdopterin-binding subunit: protein MNTAGNTDRRNFLKTTIFASGGLLIGYALKGENIPKVCIQTGENVMNALIHISEDNSIHIILSKVEMGQGIWTTLPMLIAEELDCDWNKIKVRHAPPGKGGDFKQSLFVTSTGGSDSTRSEFDRYRMAGATARTMLVLTAAKRLGVPTEMCKTENGFVIAGKHRISYGEMAKEASMLPVPDVKLREPGKWKLIGKSQKRLDNPEKINGKATYGIDIRLPGLLTAVVAHAPVFGGKVKTFDDSKAKLIPGVRDVVEIPSGIAVLADHYWAAKRGRDALIIEWDDGENKSIDSRQLLEEYQELSGAKGKVIKEKGNVSTAFQNAADTVDVVFSFPYLAHAPMEPLNCTVKIQKDKCEVWTGTQSPLLHQTEIASFLGLSPDKVELNTPHLGGSFGRRGSFSSDWVIEAVQIAKTSGKFIKLVWSREDDIRGGYYRPVYVHKVHIGIGQGGLPVAWEHRIVGQSLFANTPLEKDIVFNGIDYSSVTTGAPYSDSIPDFSFELHTTKVGIPVLAWRSVGNSHTAFAVETTINELAHRAAKDPVEYRRVLLKDHPRHLSVLNLAAEKSGWFTTLPKGRFRGVAIHEAMGSCVCQVIELSVDNRSIQLHRVVCTIDCGLAVNPDGVRAQMESGIIYGLTAALYGEITIEKGQVKQSNFHDYQMLRMNETPEIEVHIVASDSKMGGAGEPGVPPVAPALVHALFAATGKRIRSLPVRIDDLF, encoded by the coding sequence ATGAATACAGCAGGCAATACCGACCGGCGGAACTTCCTTAAAACCACTATTTTTGCCAGTGGCGGGTTACTTATCGGATATGCCCTGAAAGGGGAAAATATTCCGAAAGTCTGCATTCAAACCGGTGAAAACGTGATGAATGCGCTGATCCATATTAGTGAAGACAACAGCATACACATCATTTTATCAAAAGTAGAAATGGGGCAGGGCATTTGGACTACTCTGCCGATGCTGATCGCCGAAGAACTGGATTGTGATTGGAATAAAATAAAAGTGAGACACGCCCCGCCGGGCAAAGGGGGCGATTTCAAACAGTCTCTTTTCGTGACCTCCACAGGCGGGTCCGATTCGACGCGCTCCGAATTCGACCGTTATCGCATGGCTGGTGCGACTGCCCGGACCATGCTTGTCCTTACCGCCGCGAAAAGACTGGGCGTACCGACCGAAATGTGTAAAACAGAAAATGGATTTGTGATCGCCGGAAAACATCGGATCAGCTATGGTGAGATGGCCAAAGAAGCCTCGATGTTACCTGTTCCTGATGTAAAACTACGCGAGCCCGGAAAGTGGAAATTGATCGGGAAATCTCAAAAAAGGCTTGACAATCCCGAAAAAATAAACGGGAAGGCTACTTATGGTATCGACATCCGGTTACCCGGTTTGTTGACCGCAGTAGTAGCGCATGCTCCGGTTTTTGGAGGAAAAGTAAAAACGTTTGACGATTCCAAAGCAAAATTGATCCCGGGCGTTCGGGATGTAGTAGAAATCCCGAGCGGAATCGCTGTGCTGGCTGATCACTACTGGGCCGCAAAACGCGGTCGTGATGCATTGATAATTGAATGGGATGACGGTGAAAATAAGTCCATTGACAGCAGGCAATTACTGGAAGAATATCAGGAACTTTCGGGCGCAAAAGGGAAAGTCATCAAAGAAAAGGGCAACGTATCGACAGCCTTTCAAAATGCAGCTGACACGGTGGACGTTGTATTTTCATTCCCATATCTGGCTCACGCCCCGATGGAGCCGCTGAACTGCACAGTAAAAATCCAGAAAGACAAATGTGAAGTGTGGACCGGGACGCAGTCACCCCTGCTTCACCAAACCGAAATAGCATCATTTTTAGGCCTGTCCCCGGACAAGGTCGAGTTGAATACGCCTCATTTGGGTGGCAGTTTTGGCAGGCGCGGCTCATTCAGTTCCGACTGGGTAATCGAAGCGGTGCAAATCGCCAAAACAAGCGGTAAATTCATTAAACTCGTCTGGTCACGCGAGGACGATATCAGAGGTGGATATTACCGGCCGGTTTACGTGCATAAGGTTCACATTGGGATTGGCCAGGGCGGTCTGCCGGTTGCCTGGGAACATCGTATTGTGGGACAGTCACTTTTCGCCAATACACCATTGGAAAAGGACATTGTTTTCAATGGCATTGATTATAGTTCTGTGACAACAGGCGCGCCCTATTCAGATTCCATTCCGGATTTCTCTTTTGAGCTGCATACGACAAAAGTTGGTATTCCCGTTCTGGCATGGCGTTCAGTGGGCAATTCGCATACCGCTTTCGCAGTAGAAACGACGATCAACGAACTGGCGCACCGGGCAGCAAAAGATCCCGTGGAGTATCGACGTGTGCTGCTGAAAGATCATCCAAGACATCTTTCCGTTCTCAACCTCGCCGCCGAAAAGTCGGGATGGTTTACCACGTTACCGAAGGGGCGCTTCCGTGGCGTAGCCATTCACGAGGCGATGGGAAGTTGCGTATGTCAGGTCATTGAATTATCTGTAGATAACAGGTCGATACAACTGCATCGGGTAGTTTGTACCATTGATTGCGGCCTGGCCGTGAATCCTGACGGCGTTCGGGCCCAGATGGAAAGCGGCATCATTTACGGACTGACAGCGGCCCTTTATGGCGAAATAACCATTGAAAAAGGGCAGGTAAAGCAAAGTAACTTTCATGATTACCAAATGCTGCGTATGAATGAAACTCCCGAAATAGAGGTGCATATTGTGGCTAGTGATTCAAAAATGGGCGGGGCGGGAGAGCCTGGTGTACCTCCGGTCGCTCCCGCGCTGGTTCATGCACTTTTTGCGGCTACCGGCAAACGTATCCGAAGTTTGCCGGTGCGCATAGATGATCTCTTTTAA
- a CDS encoding RidA family protein — protein MSTIEKASAPAVPISKALVSNGFLFISGQIGSAGGRLVSTSFEDEVRQVFTNIETILKEHELTFSHIVSVTVYLTDMRHFDELNAVYQTYFVDRYPTRTCLAVAGLPKQARVELTTIASFEQKTS, from the coding sequence ATGAGTACAATCGAAAAGGCTTCTGCACCGGCGGTACCGATCTCAAAAGCTTTGGTGTCAAACGGATTCTTGTTCATTTCGGGTCAGATCGGCTCTGCTGGTGGACGGCTGGTAAGTACTTCCTTCGAGGATGAGGTACGGCAAGTGTTTACGAATATTGAGACGATACTTAAGGAGCATGAATTGACTTTCAGCCACATTGTTAGTGTTACGGTGTACTTAACGGACATGAGGCATTTCGACGAACTGAACGCGGTGTACCAAACTTATTTCGTTGACCGCTATCCAACCCGTACCTGTCTGGCCGTGGCAGGTTTGCCCAAGCAAGCGCGGGTTGAATTAACCACAATTGCTAGTTTCGAGCAAAAAACGAGCTAG
- a CDS encoding glycosyltransferase family 2 protein, with protein sequence MKRISITPPSKKELITLRVMIFIGCLAIVFFLYNVLDRSVRGYAPLYWMLMVTLLFTCLKLLYEWYHYLYITVPETPPLNRNFTVDIFTTFCAGEPYEMILETLKAVKAITYPHETYLCDEANDPFLKEVCHQLGVHHVTRTDKRNAKAGNINNALKQSTGELCVVLDPDHVPLPDFLDPIVPHFVHPEIGYVQVVQAYKNGDESLIAKGAAQQTYQFYGPIMMTMNKYGTVLAIGANCTFRRTALDSIGGHAAGLAEDLHTSMQLHAKGWKSVYVPEVMARGLVPSTLSAYYKQQLKWSRGVFDLLVTAYPKLFSQFTWRQKLHYGILPLHYMSGIIYLINFLIPVIALCFDISPMRMDVSEFGLAVFPLIASIVLIRHFVQWWVMEEEERGFHMVGGLLLIGSWWIFILGLVYTIIGKKVPYVPTPKDGNEANNWPLNVPNLVVLGVSAAAIGYGLLTDWNPYNLVMAGFAGLNCLFMCFTIAASRQQQFRLLRASHPWLDAVMGRVKFVKGALWILRHQLYTGLRSTAMLVTLLLLGVWIYNAKFKFLENEPGFEKSAGHQMPGQITLGNKPIASTMQESAVADLSSPINSTAASSFKGTRGINYLKGSDWQNDYHEFTKKELVADFQEMKKMGINTVKFYGPSFYDHNILRIAEQQAMDLHYGFWVPDDLDFRADKESLEALSETILRTVRKNKANPKITSWNIGNAVFQNLSLYYQQSDLTYQQDAYLGWLKKLVLQIKIADPRRPITLDIKVSEGMPGVVARIRSAIPQIAAYGLVYNDNAPKDTIPKNFPHFISYAAFDVYDKLSGDSAGIFISNWQDVHTSGRVSFDAVKDLTGRKKNSYLQLAARWKGGAKPLISPKIKILRPAAGTFAGTLLDYHAVIKKDGKWSLAKNMQTSLKFEWKLVRMDHFYNLVSTKDVGTGPDLTLSIPKHPETYKLYLFVLHDDTVIDIIDSSLNTPLPAQSSAF encoded by the coding sequence ATGAAGCGCATATCGATCACACCTCCGTCAAAGAAAGAGCTTATCACACTTCGGGTGATGATCTTCATTGGATGCCTTGCAATCGTATTTTTTCTTTACAATGTCCTGGACCGCTCCGTGCGCGGATATGCGCCGCTCTACTGGATGCTGATGGTCACACTCCTGTTTACGTGCCTGAAACTGCTGTATGAGTGGTACCATTATCTTTACATTACTGTGCCGGAGACTCCGCCACTGAACAGGAATTTCACCGTTGACATATTCACAACATTCTGTGCGGGTGAGCCTTATGAGATGATCCTTGAAACACTTAAAGCAGTTAAAGCGATCACCTACCCGCATGAAACTTACCTGTGCGACGAAGCCAATGATCCTTTTTTGAAAGAAGTTTGTCATCAGCTTGGCGTGCATCATGTCACGCGGACGGATAAGAGAAACGCGAAAGCCGGTAACATTAACAATGCTTTAAAACAGTCTACCGGCGAGTTATGCGTCGTCTTGGATCCGGATCACGTACCGCTTCCTGATTTTCTAGACCCTATTGTCCCGCATTTCGTCCATCCGGAAATCGGTTATGTGCAGGTTGTTCAGGCATACAAAAACGGAGACGAAAGCCTTATCGCCAAGGGTGCGGCCCAGCAGACCTACCAGTTTTACGGGCCGATAATGATGACCATGAACAAATATGGGACCGTGCTCGCTATTGGCGCAAATTGCACGTTTCGACGGACAGCATTAGATTCCATTGGCGGGCATGCGGCTGGCCTTGCGGAAGATCTGCATACGTCCATGCAGCTGCACGCCAAAGGATGGAAGTCGGTATATGTGCCCGAAGTTATGGCACGCGGGCTGGTGCCGTCAACGCTTTCTGCCTATTACAAACAACAATTGAAGTGGTCGAGGGGTGTTTTCGATTTACTTGTCACGGCTTACCCCAAATTGTTCAGCCAGTTTACATGGCGGCAAAAGCTGCATTACGGCATACTTCCCCTGCATTACATGTCCGGCATTATTTACCTGATCAACTTTCTGATCCCGGTTATTGCCTTGTGTTTTGATATAAGTCCTATGCGCATGGATGTCTCGGAATTTGGCCTGGCTGTGTTTCCCCTGATCGCATCCATCGTGCTAATCCGGCACTTCGTGCAATGGTGGGTGATGGAAGAAGAAGAACGTGGTTTTCACATGGTGGGCGGATTGTTGCTGATCGGCAGCTGGTGGATATTTATACTGGGTCTGGTTTATACAATTATCGGGAAGAAAGTGCCCTATGTACCAACGCCGAAGGATGGAAATGAAGCCAACAACTGGCCGCTCAATGTCCCGAACCTGGTTGTGCTGGGCGTTTCGGCTGCTGCAATTGGCTACGGGTTACTCACAGACTGGAACCCTTACAATCTGGTAATGGCGGGTTTTGCCGGACTGAATTGTCTTTTTATGTGCTTTACCATTGCAGCAAGCCGGCAGCAACAGTTTCGGCTCCTGCGGGCAAGTCATCCGTGGCTGGATGCAGTGATGGGCCGTGTAAAATTTGTAAAAGGAGCCCTATGGATTTTACGACACCAACTTTATACCGGCCTGCGCAGCACAGCCATGCTGGTTACATTGTTGTTGCTCGGTGTCTGGATCTACAACGCAAAATTTAAGTTTCTAGAAAATGAACCTGGGTTTGAGAAAAGTGCAGGGCATCAAATGCCTGGGCAGATTACTCTAGGAAACAAGCCAATAGCTTCCACAATGCAGGAATCGGCGGTTGCTGATTTATCTTCCCCTATTAATTCCACAGCAGCAAGCTCCTTTAAAGGAACGCGGGGGATAAACTATCTGAAAGGGTCGGATTGGCAAAATGATTATCACGAGTTTACCAAAAAAGAACTTGTCGCCGATTTTCAGGAAATGAAAAAGATGGGCATTAACACCGTGAAATTTTACGGCCCAAGCTTTTACGATCATAACATTCTACGGATCGCCGAACAGCAAGCGATGGATCTGCATTATGGATTTTGGGTCCCGGACGATCTTGATTTTAGAGCGGACAAAGAAAGCCTGGAAGCGCTTTCAGAAACGATATTGCGAACCGTCAGAAAGAATAAGGCAAACCCAAAAATCACTTCGTGGAACATCGGGAATGCTGTTTTCCAGAATCTGAGCCTGTATTATCAACAGTCGGATCTTACTTACCAGCAGGATGCTTATCTGGGCTGGCTTAAAAAGTTGGTGTTGCAAATAAAAATCGCCGATCCGAGACGACCGATCACATTGGACATTAAAGTATCGGAGGGAATGCCTGGCGTCGTTGCCAGGATTCGATCTGCCATTCCGCAAATCGCCGCTTATGGCCTCGTTTATAACGACAACGCGCCAAAGGACACCATCCCGAAAAACTTCCCGCATTTCATCAGCTATGCTGCTTTTGATGTTTATGACAAGCTTTCAGGTGATTCAGCCGGTATATTTATTTCCAATTGGCAGGATGTACACACTTCCGGGCGCGTGAGTTTTGATGCTGTCAAAGACCTGACCGGCCGTAAAAAAAATTCATATCTACAACTGGCAGCCCGATGGAAGGGTGGTGCAAAACCATTGATCTCACCAAAAATCAAAATTTTAAGACCCGCTGCCGGAACATTTGCCGGCACTCTCCTCGATTACCATGCGGTCATCAAAAAGGACGGAAAGTGGTCGCTGGCAAAAAACATGCAGACCAGCCTAAAATTCGAATGGAAACTTGTCCGAATGGACCATTTCTACAACCTCGTCTCCACAAAGGACGTTGGCACCGGTCCGGACTTGACCCTAAGCATTCCCAAACATCCTGAAACCTATAAGCTTTATTTATTTGTGCTCCATGATGATACAGTGATCGACATCATTGATTCCAGCCTGAACACACCGCTGCCAGCACAGTCATCGGCTTTCTGA
- a CDS encoding chromate resistance protein ChrB domain-containing protein — MNWITRQQPKIDGITCAWPIKNTVDKIEGAQDGRIV, encoded by the coding sequence ATGAATTGGATTACCCGCCAACAGCCCAAGATCGACGGGATTACATGCGCGTGGCCGATTAAGAACACTGTCGATAAAATTGAAGGTGCTCAGGATGGCCGGATCGTTTAA